One Paucidesulfovibrio longus DSM 6739 genomic window carries:
- the rpe gene encoding ribulose-phosphate 3-epimerase, which translates to MAREIVLSPSLLSCDFARLADELQALEAAGLKWAHLDVMDGLFVPNITFGPPVIKAMRKHSKLFFDTHLMIEKPERYIDEFADAGCDLICVHAEATHHLERAVAAIADRGVQCAVSLNPATPLDAVKYLLPQLDMVLIMSVNPGFGGQKFIPFCMDKIRELRAMIDAAGSKALIQVDGGVTLENCKSLVEAGADVLVSGSAFFKFPPYAERLKAFEAAWA; encoded by the coding sequence ATGGCTCGAGAGATCGTTCTTTCCCCTTCGCTGCTTTCCTGCGACTTCGCAAGGCTCGCCGACGAGTTGCAGGCGCTGGAGGCAGCCGGCCTGAAATGGGCGCACCTGGACGTCATGGACGGACTGTTCGTGCCGAACATCACCTTCGGCCCCCCGGTCATCAAGGCCATGCGCAAACACTCCAAGCTTTTTTTCGACACGCACCTGATGATCGAAAAGCCGGAACGCTACATCGACGAATTCGCGGACGCGGGCTGCGACCTGATCTGCGTGCACGCCGAGGCCACGCATCATCTGGAACGCGCCGTGGCCGCCATCGCGGACCGGGGCGTGCAATGCGCCGTGTCCCTGAACCCGGCCACGCCCCTGGACGCCGTCAAATACCTGCTGCCGCAGCTCGACATGGTTCTGATCATGAGCGTGAACCCCGGCTTCGGCGGCCAGAAATTCATTCCCTTCTGCATGGACAAGATCCGCGAGCTGCGCGCCATGATCGACGCGGCGGGCAGCAAGGCCCTGATCCAGGTGGACGGCGGCGTGACCCTGGAGAACTGCAAATCCCTCGTGGAGGCGGGCGCGGACGTGCTCGTTTCCGGCTCGGCGTTCTTCAAGTTCCCGCCCTACGCCGAACGGCTGAAGGCTTTCGAGGCCGCCTGGGCCTGA